A stretch of the Ornithodoros turicata isolate Travis chromosome 4, ASM3712646v1, whole genome shotgun sequence genome encodes the following:
- the LOC135391993 gene encoding NADH dehydrogenase [ubiquinone] 1 beta subcomplex subunit 10-like, which translates to MPEDRPHKNIVESFAEAAFNMVDRPVTWFRETIVAPNRPKYYWYHEKLRRVPEIDECYTDDLMCKFEADQQFKRDRDVESSILRILRRRRDDCYLYEAPDHDRCIPMENDYEEAKLNWFIKYGDIGPQGNVVKAFMKQKHRLVYERRQKEKEEANGF; encoded by the exons ATGCCTGAAGATCGTCCTCACAAAAATATAGTTGAATCCTTTGCCGAGGCGGCGTTTAACATGGTTGACCGCCCGGTCACTTGGTTCCGAG AGACTATAGTGGCCCCAAACCGGCCCAAATACTACTGGTATCACGAGAAGTTGCGACGTGTTCCTGAAATCGACGAATGCTACACTGATGACCTGATGTGCAAATTTGAGGCAGATCAGCAGTTCAAAAGGGACAG GGACGTAGAGTCCTCAATACTGCGTATTTTGAGACGTCGACGGGACGACTGCTACTTGTACGAAGCCCCGGACCATGACAGGTGCATACCGATGGAAAACGACTACGAGGAGGCCAAGCTCAACTGGTTCATTAAGT ATGGCGACATTGGTCCGCAGGGCAACGTAGTGAAAGCCTTCATGAAGCAGAAGCATCGCCTGGTGTACGAAAGGCGTCAGAAAgagaagg